Proteins encoded together in one Bacteroidota bacterium window:
- a CDS encoding ribonuclease HII, translating into MLKNRYQHEHTEAGCDEAGRGCLAGPVYAAAVILPPDFKHKLLNDSKQLSDAQRREVRPYIEEKAIAWAVASMSVDEIDELNILRASFAAMHKAIAQLKTTPGFLLIDGNRFKPAYPGIPHACIIGGDGKYKSIAAASILAKTYRDDYMDALHEEFPQYDWLKNKGYGTAKHRAAIVQYGLTAHHRKSFRQLPDQLELKF; encoded by the coding sequence ATGCTTAAAAACCGGTATCAGCACGAACACACCGAAGCCGGCTGCGACGAAGCCGGGCGCGGCTGTCTGGCCGGGCCGGTATATGCTGCCGCAGTTATTCTTCCGCCCGATTTCAAGCATAAACTGCTTAACGACTCGAAGCAACTGAGCGATGCCCAGCGCCGCGAAGTACGTCCGTACATCGAAGAAAAAGCCATTGCCTGGGCCGTGGCCAGCATGAGTGTGGATGAAATTGACGAACTGAATATTCTCCGCGCTTCGTTTGCCGCCATGCACAAAGCCATTGCGCAACTAAAAACCACGCCCGGCTTCCTGCTCATTGATGGCAACCGCTTCAAGCCGGCTTATCCAGGCATTCCGCATGCCTGCATCATTGGCGGCGACGGAAAATACAAAAGTATTGCTGCCGCCAGCATCCTCGCCAAAACTTACCGCGACGATTACATGGATGCGCTGCACGAAGAATTTCCGCAGTACGACTGGCTGAAGAACAAAGGCTATGGCACGGCCAAACATCGTGCGGCCATTGTGCAATACGGCCTCACGGCGCATCACCGCAAGAGTTTCAGGCAGTTGCCCGATCAGCTGGAACTGAAGTTTTGA
- a CDS encoding DUF1501 domain-containing protein: MGTYSRKDFLRLSGLASASLLLPNFLKAAAEADVQRKLLAGNTNGRILVVIQLSGGNDGLNTLVPFGDDLYHSNRPGIGLKANDIITIDKHFAFNGVMKGLADLHNAGHLAMFNSVGYPNPNRSHFRSTDIWQSASGADQNWSTGWIGRYLDSCCMGQPQKPHLALEVDEVLSMALKGNINSGIAAGNPKRLYNLSNDKLVRNVSAAYVPHDHGHEHDEHNVEYLHKTLASTIQSADYLHTHADGFRSKRIYPQHEFGRQMKMIAELIRAESETVIYYVSLPGFDTHVSQNGQQNRLLNVYSDALKQFAEDLKEGGRWDDTVVMTFSEFGRRVKQNAGKGTDHGTANVLFLAGGSLQQKGILNEAPDLKNLDNGDLIYKVDFREVYATLLEKWLKTDAEKVLGGPFKLWDFV, encoded by the coding sequence ATGGGAACGTACTCAAGAAAAGACTTTTTGCGATTGAGCGGACTGGCATCTGCCTCGCTGCTGTTGCCCAATTTCCTCAAAGCGGCAGCCGAAGCCGATGTGCAGCGTAAACTGCTTGCCGGAAATACCAACGGCCGCATCCTTGTGGTGATCCAGCTTTCGGGTGGAAACGACGGCCTGAATACACTTGTGCCCTTTGGCGATGATCTCTATCACAGCAACCGCCCCGGCATTGGCCTGAAGGCAAATGATATTATCACCATCGACAAGCATTTTGCCTTTAACGGAGTGATGAAAGGCTTGGCTGATTTGCACAATGCCGGGCATCTGGCCATGTTCAACAGCGTAGGCTATCCCAATCCGAACCGCTCGCATTTCCGCTCTACCGACATCTGGCAAAGTGCCAGCGGGGCCGATCAGAACTGGAGCACCGGCTGGATTGGCCGTTACCTCGACAGCTGCTGCATGGGGCAGCCGCAAAAGCCGCACCTCGCGCTCGAAGTGGACGAAGTGCTCAGCATGGCGCTCAAAGGCAACATAAACAGCGGCATTGCAGCCGGCAACCCGAAACGCCTGTACAACCTCAGCAACGACAAACTCGTGCGCAACGTGTCGGCCGCGTATGTGCCACACGATCACGGGCATGAGCACGATGAACATAATGTGGAGTATCTGCACAAAACGCTTGCCTCCACTATTCAAAGCGCCGATTATCTGCACACACATGCCGACGGCTTCCGCTCAAAACGCATCTATCCGCAGCACGAGTTTGGCCGGCAAATGAAAATGATTGCCGAACTCATCCGCGCCGAAAGTGAAACCGTAATTTATTACGTATCACTCCCCGGCTTTGATACGCACGTATCGCAAAACGGTCAGCAAAACCGTTTGCTCAATGTGTATAGCGATGCCCTGAAACAGTTTGCCGAAGACCTCAAGGAAGGCGGCCGCTGGGACGATACCGTGGTAATGACTTTCTCCGAGTTTGGCCGCCGCGTAAAACAAAACGCCGGCAAAGGAACCGATCACGGCACCGCAAACGTGCTTTTTCTGGCGGGCGGAAGCCTGCAGCAGAAAGGCATCCTCAACGAGGCACCCGACCTCAAAAATCTCGATAACGGCGATTTGATTTATAAAGTCGATTTCCGCGAAGTGTATGCCACACTGCTGGAAAAATGGTTGAAAACGGATGCCGAGAAAGTGCTGGGCGGACCGTTTAAGCTTTGGGATTTTGTGTAG
- a CDS encoding DUF1800 domain-containing protein: protein MKGKALSRQELQHLMLRAGFGVRPSDLVRFEGKTREEAVDMLFQDATINQPILYIPRPDTKDNGEVSTLKALLMVLKSKEDTEKLNLAWLDRMAVARAVLREKMLLFWHNHFATGTAFAWLMQVQHNMLRDHALGNFRTMLHAVAKDPSMIIYLNNQQNKKKAPNENFAREVMELFTLGEGQGYTEFDIKEAARAFTGWTVNMKGEYEFKPEDHDEGEKTIFGKTGRFSGEDVLEMLLERKQTATYVCRKMYRLFVNATINEDHVAELAKVFYNSGYDISATVKYMLLADWFYAQRNIGCIVSSPTELIVRYKRLLKLDTEDKQVLALQDILGQTLFFPPNVAGWKGGRNWIDSLSLLYRVHLPTAIVQQGTVKIKRKPAFEEKNDGKSREEKRINIKSDWSELVQFFKPSKDLTNDVIAYFIQSPQMRIDRKAIEAEVDNSTPERRIITTIAAVMKLPEYQLI from the coding sequence ATGAAAGGAAAAGCACTGAGCAGACAGGAACTACAGCATCTGATGCTGCGTGCCGGTTTTGGCGTCCGACCTTCTGATCTTGTAAGGTTTGAAGGGAAAACTCGTGAAGAAGCGGTGGATATGCTTTTTCAGGATGCCACCATCAACCAGCCCATTCTTTACATTCCGCGCCCCGACACTAAAGACAATGGCGAAGTGTCCACCCTCAAAGCCCTGCTTATGGTGCTTAAATCGAAGGAAGATACTGAAAAACTGAATCTGGCCTGGCTCGACAGGATGGCTGTGGCACGGGCAGTACTGCGCGAAAAAATGCTTCTTTTCTGGCACAATCATTTTGCCACCGGCACTGCATTTGCCTGGCTTATGCAGGTGCAGCACAATATGCTTCGTGATCATGCGCTGGGTAATTTCCGCACCATGCTTCACGCGGTGGCGAAAGATCCTTCCATGATTATTTATCTCAATAATCAGCAGAACAAGAAAAAAGCACCAAATGAAAACTTCGCCCGAGAAGTAATGGAGCTTTTCACACTTGGCGAAGGACAGGGTTATACCGAGTTTGATATTAAAGAGGCTGCACGCGCGTTTACGGGATGGACCGTAAACATGAAAGGCGAATATGAGTTCAAGCCCGAAGATCACGACGAGGGCGAAAAAACGATTTTCGGCAAAACAGGTCGTTTCAGCGGCGAAGATGTGCTGGAAATGCTGCTCGAACGAAAGCAAACCGCCACCTATGTGTGCCGGAAAATGTATCGCCTTTTCGTAAACGCAACCATAAATGAAGATCACGTGGCCGAACTGGCTAAGGTATTTTACAATTCCGGCTATGATATTTCGGCCACGGTGAAGTATATGCTGCTTGCCGACTGGTTTTATGCGCAGCGCAATATTGGCTGTATCGTTTCATCGCCCACTGAATTAATAGTACGCTACAAACGTTTGCTTAAACTCGATACTGAAGATAAACAGGTACTGGCCTTGCAGGATATTCTTGGACAAACGCTGTTCTTCCCGCCTAACGTGGCCGGATGGAAAGGCGGCCGGAACTGGATCGACAGTCTCTCGCTGCTTTACCGCGTGCATCTGCCCACTGCAATTGTGCAACAGGGTACCGTGAAAATAAAACGCAAACCGGCGTTTGAAGAAAAGAACGACGGAAAAAGCCGCGAGGAAAAACGTATCAATATTAAATCAGACTGGAGTGAACTGGTACAGTTTTTCAAGCCTTCGAAAGACCTTACCAACGATGTAATTGCTTACTTCATTCAATCGCCGCAGATGCGTATTGACCGCAAGGCCATTGAAGCCGAAGTGGACAACTCAACGCCCGAACGACGCATTATCACCACCATAGCAGCCGTAATGAAGCTGCCCGAATATCAACTCATTTAA
- a CDS encoding DUF983 domain-containing protein, with translation MKQGPLYSIFASKCPKCNLGDLYVDNNPFHLRQLGEMRKSCSCCNQPYEPETGFYYGAMYVSYGVSIILMFIPAAVLYFGFNAAFPLLLGTVLGIYILSFPLVFRWSRNIWLNIFVRFDPELRQKLRNQPV, from the coding sequence ATGAAACAAGGCCCACTTTACAGCATTTTTGCGTCGAAATGCCCGAAATGCAATCTTGGTGATTTGTATGTGGATAATAATCCCTTCCACCTCCGCCAGTTAGGTGAAATGCGTAAAAGCTGCTCCTGCTGCAATCAGCCCTATGAGCCGGAAACCGGTTTTTATTATGGCGCCATGTATGTGAGTTATGGTGTTTCTATTATTCTGATGTTTATTCCGGCCGCAGTGCTTTACTTCGGATTTAACGCCGCTTTTCCGCTGCTTTTAGGTACTGTGTTAGGTATTTATATCCTCTCTTTCCCGCTGGTTTTCCGCTGGTCGCGCAATATCTGGCTGAATATTTTTGTGCGTTTCGACCCTGAGCTTCGGCAAAAACTCCGTAATCAGCCTGTCTGA
- a CDS encoding phenylalanine--tRNA ligase subunit beta, translating into MKIAYTWLRDYLPETETNRTAQELSVLLTGCGLEVESVEPFERIPGGLRGLVVGEVISCAKHPNADKLSLTSVNVGAEQLLSIVCGAPNVAAGQKVIVAVVGTTVHPVSGEPFEIKKSKIRGELSEGMICAEDEIGLGQSHAGIMVLDASAVPGTPAAEYFGLETEEVFEIGLTPNRADAASHYGVARDLNAVFLAQELRNNPLAEPAALRFPEVFSFTDELPASPVTVQVANPEACARYAGIHLTNITVKPSPEWMQQRLRAIGLRPINNVVDITNYVLHELGQPLHAFDAAQIAGKGIVVRKAAAGETFVTLDGNERKLHEQDLMICDAAAPMCIAGVFGGLHSGVTEATTEIFLESAYFDAVHVRKTAKRLGLKTDSSFRFERGTDPDMVIRALERAVWLLQELAGAEVITAPVDIYPQPVQPVEIAFTYNRCDTLIGKSIDRNTIKRIIEALGMEIESTGNDTLLLAVPPFKVDVTREADVVEEVLRIYGYNNIDFPEQVKSSLSWSKKPDGEQLRERISEMLVAAGFIEMLNNSLTRAAYTDGIEGMAAGNVALLNPLSSDLGILRRTLLFGGLETITYNQNRKAADLRLFEFGSVYSRLTETAGPGRLPYHEEFQLGLWLTGGRHTESWNHTKGNVTFSDLKTAVDQILARTGVQELKAEALQNDTLLAEGVVLLNRKTEVVRYGRVRTAHLKSTETSGEVFYAAFNWNALLQTIAKTPAIRFTEVPKFPAVRRDLALVISKQVNYRDLEQLALQTEKQLLRSVNLFDVYEGEKLGSDKKSYALSFILQDENATLTDKQIEKVMEKLTKAFTEKLGAVIRS; encoded by the coding sequence ATGAAAATAGCCTATACCTGGCTTCGGGACTATCTGCCCGAAACCGAAACGAACCGTACTGCTCAGGAACTTTCTGTTTTACTCACCGGTTGCGGTCTTGAAGTAGAAAGCGTGGAGCCCTTTGAGCGTATCCCCGGCGGCCTGCGCGGTTTAGTAGTGGGTGAAGTAATCAGCTGTGCGAAACATCCCAATGCCGATAAACTTTCGCTCACTTCCGTAAATGTGGGGGCTGAGCAGCTTCTTTCCATTGTGTGTGGTGCGCCTAACGTGGCCGCCGGCCAAAAGGTAATTGTGGCTGTGGTTGGTACTACAGTGCATCCCGTAAGCGGCGAACCTTTTGAAATAAAAAAATCTAAAATACGCGGCGAGCTTTCCGAAGGCATGATCTGCGCCGAAGATGAAATTGGTCTCGGCCAGTCGCATGCCGGTATTATGGTGCTGGATGCTTCGGCGGTGCCCGGAACGCCAGCGGCTGAGTATTTTGGCTTGGAAACCGAAGAAGTTTTCGAAATCGGTCTTACGCCCAACCGCGCTGATGCGGCTTCGCACTACGGTGTGGCCCGTGATCTCAACGCCGTTTTTCTGGCGCAGGAGTTGCGCAATAATCCGCTTGCCGAACCGGCTGCGCTGCGTTTTCCCGAAGTGTTTTCGTTTACCGATGAACTGCCCGCATCGCCGGTTACTGTTCAAGTAGCCAACCCTGAAGCCTGCGCACGCTATGCCGGCATTCATCTCACAAACATTACCGTAAAGCCTTCGCCCGAATGGATGCAGCAGCGTTTACGCGCCATTGGTCTGCGACCCATCAACAACGTGGTGGACATTACCAACTACGTGCTGCACGAACTTGGTCAGCCCCTGCATGCGTTTGATGCTGCACAAATTGCTGGCAAAGGCATTGTGGTACGCAAAGCTGCTGCCGGCGAAACATTTGTTACACTTGATGGTAACGAACGTAAACTGCATGAGCAGGATCTGATGATTTGCGATGCCGCTGCGCCCATGTGCATTGCCGGTGTATTCGGCGGTTTGCACTCGGGTGTGACCGAAGCTACCACCGAAATTTTTCTCGAAAGTGCTTACTTCGATGCGGTGCATGTGCGCAAAACCGCCAAGCGCCTCGGCCTGAAAACCGATTCGTCGTTCCGCTTCGAACGCGGGACTGACCCCGATATGGTGATTCGTGCGCTTGAACGTGCCGTGTGGCTGCTTCAGGAGCTTGCAGGCGCCGAAGTAATTACTGCTCCGGTTGATATCTATCCGCAACCCGTGCAGCCGGTAGAAATTGCATTTACCTACAACCGTTGCGATACACTTATTGGCAAATCCATCGACCGGAACACCATCAAGCGTATCATTGAGGCGCTGGGTATGGAAATTGAAAGCACCGGCAACGATACGCTGCTGCTGGCCGTGCCGCCGTTTAAAGTAGATGTTACACGCGAAGCCGATGTGGTAGAAGAAGTTCTGCGCATTTACGGCTATAACAACATCGACTTTCCCGAACAGGTGAAAAGCTCACTCTCGTGGAGCAAAAAGCCCGACGGCGAACAACTGCGCGAACGAATCAGCGAAATGCTGGTGGCTGCCGGATTTATCGAAATGCTCAATAACTCACTCACCCGCGCCGCCTACACCGATGGTATAGAAGGTATGGCGGCTGGTAATGTGGCGCTGCTCAATCCCCTCAGCAGTGATCTCGGTATTCTGCGCCGTACACTGCTCTTTGGCGGACTCGAAACCATTACCTACAACCAGAACCGCAAAGCAGCTGATTTACGCCTGTTCGAATTTGGTTCAGTGTACAGTCGTTTGACCGAAACGGCAGGCCCCGGTCGTTTGCCTTATCACGAGGAATTTCAGCTTGGGCTTTGGCTCACCGGAGGCCGCCACACCGAAAGCTGGAACCACACCAAAGGCAATGTAACTTTCAGCGACCTTAAAACTGCTGTTGATCAAATTCTCGCACGCACAGGCGTACAGGAGCTAAAAGCCGAAGCACTGCAAAACGACACCCTGCTGGCCGAAGGCGTTGTACTGCTCAACCGCAAAACTGAAGTGGTGCGCTACGGACGTGTGCGCACCGCGCATCTGAAAAGCACCGAAACATCAGGCGAAGTGTTTTACGCCGCATTCAACTGGAATGCACTGCTGCAAACTATAGCTAAAACTCCCGCCATACGCTTCACCGAAGTGCCCAAGTTCCCCGCCGTGCGCCGTGATCTTGCACTCGTAATCAGCAAACAGGTAAACTACCGCGATCTCGAACAGCTTGCCCTGCAAACCGAAAAACAATTACTGCGCAGCGTAAACCTGTTTGATGTGTATGAAGGTGAAAAATTAGGCAGCGACAAAAAATCATATGCGCTCAGCTTCATCCTGCAAGATGAAAACGCTACGCTTACCGATAAGCAAATTGAAAAGGTAATGGAAAAACTGACCAAAGCCTTTACGGAAAAACTGGGCGCAGTAATTCGTTCATAA
- a CDS encoding DUF2723 domain-containing protein, with translation MTVYPHQRLHRFTAWIVFLIAFIVYARTVEDTASFWDCGEYIACAWGIEVGHPPGAPLFLLLGRLAGLLSFGNTGHVALLINLLSALASAFTIFFLYLSIAALARKAAGKRADRYQTPLLQYLPLLAGAIGALSFAFTDTFWFSAVEGEVYALSSLFTAIVVWGMLRWEAVAGEPGADRWLVFIAYMIGLSVGVHLLNLLCIPALVFIWYFRTYTHVTRLGLLLAGSASLLLLGGIQNVLIPGVVNLCGKTELFFVNELNLPFNSGTIFYFALLTVLLAGGILFTQLRRYRVLNTSLLALTTLLIGYSSFFILIIRAQASPPINEGNTSNAVSLLSYLNREQYGDWPLLYGRTYATPLDAEKPWVDANPVYARDERTGKYIISFSGKAAVANYDDRASMFFPRMWSSGHAQAYKSFTGEPADSADVSLTGNGGEYVKIPSQGQNMKYFWGQQIGWMYTRYFMWNFVGRQNDHASSGNDAEGNVRWSMRKDDVRKGQHFMPQAQRNNKASNFYFYIPLLLGLLGIVWHFKVSSRDGFITLLLFLFTGLAIAVYLNMTPWQPRERDYAFVGSFYAWAFWIGLGVFPLFEWIHTMLKKIPAALSVTLVVSMLSPVILLQQNYDDHNRSGRTAARDFAINLLESCAENAILITYADNDTFTLWFAQEVLGIRRDVRVVCLSLLQNDWYIDQMKRRQYTSAPLPISMQHHHYKQGKRDYVNIDPRTILPMRADSIIAYATSTRKGEFRIDSYGDTSSIIPAQAAYLPVNKTAYAKQAGLSTSEMQAAHDTIVWSFSNSYMMKDQLVVLDILAHHNWERPVYFAPGMPGSAYSGLNDYLQAEGLAWRLTPFFHPDADRNLTTDPACATSKTFTLFQQKFGWGGLKNERVYADETVERMFCSPMRSMCAVAAEVLMRENKPEQAAQLIAQCIEEIPHTQTPPDEYWTALTAVAFASGNDALAEKMTRISLTHAVESLRWYSFMHIPPYDRYEQQATLQKLYELALLAGNEKLADEIYTTAAPYVELGLPQEMTPGVDSLRDKDSLDSLR, from the coding sequence ATGACAGTTTACCCTCACCAGCGACTGCACCGGTTTACGGCCTGGATTGTATTTCTGATTGCTTTTATTGTTTACGCACGCACGGTAGAAGACACAGCCAGTTTCTGGGATTGCGGTGAATACATTGCCTGTGCATGGGGCATTGAAGTGGGGCATCCGCCCGGAGCGCCGCTGTTTCTGCTACTTGGACGCCTTGCGGGTTTGCTTTCATTCGGCAATACCGGGCATGTGGCATTACTCATCAATCTGCTTTCGGCGCTGGCCAGTGCATTTACTATATTCTTTTTGTATCTGAGCATTGCAGCACTTGCCCGCAAAGCGGCCGGTAAACGCGCAGACCGTTATCAAACTCCGCTGCTACAATACCTGCCGCTGCTGGCGGGCGCAATTGGGGCACTCTCGTTTGCATTTACCGATACGTTCTGGTTCTCGGCAGTGGAGGGTGAAGTGTATGCGCTTTCGTCGCTGTTTACGGCTATTGTGGTGTGGGGCATGCTGCGCTGGGAAGCAGTGGCCGGCGAACCCGGCGCTGATCGCTGGTTGGTGTTTATTGCTTACATGATCGGCCTTTCGGTTGGCGTGCATCTGCTTAACCTGCTTTGTATTCCGGCGCTGGTATTTATCTGGTATTTCAGAACCTACACCCATGTTACACGACTTGGTCTGCTGCTGGCGGGAAGTGCCTCACTGCTGCTGCTGGGGGGGATTCAGAATGTGCTGATTCCGGGTGTGGTGAACTTGTGCGGAAAAACAGAATTGTTTTTTGTGAATGAGCTGAACTTACCGTTCAACAGTGGCACCATTTTTTATTTTGCACTGCTTACTGTTTTGCTTGCAGGTGGCATCCTTTTTACACAGCTGCGCAGATACAGGGTGCTTAACACTTCGTTGCTTGCACTTACTACGCTGCTCATCGGCTATTCGAGTTTCTTTATTCTCATTATCCGCGCGCAGGCTTCACCGCCAATTAACGAAGGCAACACCTCCAATGCCGTAAGCCTGCTTTCGTACCTCAACCGCGAGCAATACGGCGACTGGCCGCTGCTTTACGGACGCACCTACGCCACTCCGCTTGATGCGGAAAAGCCGTGGGTTGACGCAAATCCTGTTTATGCGCGCGATGAACGCACAGGGAAATATATCATCAGTTTCAGCGGAAAAGCAGCGGTAGCCAACTACGACGACCGCGCCAGCATGTTTTTCCCGCGTATGTGGAGCTCCGGACACGCCCAGGCGTACAAAAGTTTTACGGGTGAACCTGCAGACAGTGCAGATGTAAGTTTAACCGGCAATGGCGGCGAGTATGTGAAAATTCCGTCTCAGGGACAAAACATGAAATACTTCTGGGGACAGCAGATTGGCTGGATGTACACGCGCTATTTCATGTGGAATTTTGTGGGCCGACAAAACGACCACGCCAGCAGTGGTAATGATGCCGAAGGCAATGTGCGCTGGAGTATGCGCAAAGATGACGTGCGCAAAGGCCAACACTTTATGCCGCAGGCGCAGCGAAATAACAAAGCGTCAAATTTCTATTTCTACATTCCGCTGCTGCTGGGCTTGCTGGGTATTGTTTGGCATTTCAAAGTTTCCTCCCGCGATGGATTTATCACACTGCTGCTGTTTTTGTTTACCGGACTTGCCATTGCAGTTTATCTGAACATGACGCCGTGGCAGCCGCGCGAACGTGACTATGCGTTTGTGGGTTCTTTTTATGCCTGGGCATTCTGGATCGGGCTTGGTGTGTTTCCGTTGTTCGAATGGATACACACAATGCTGAAAAAAATTCCGGCTGCATTAAGCGTTACATTAGTTGTATCGATGCTTTCGCCGGTAATTTTGCTGCAACAGAATTACGACGATCATAACCGATCGGGACGCACCGCAGCGCGCGATTTTGCCATCAACCTGCTCGAATCGTGCGCTGAGAATGCGATATTAATTACGTATGCCGACAACGACACATTTACGCTCTGGTTTGCGCAGGAAGTGCTTGGCATACGACGCGATGTGCGGGTAGTGTGCCTCTCGCTGCTGCAAAACGACTGGTACATCGACCAGATGAAACGCCGGCAATATACTTCGGCGCCGCTGCCTATCAGCATGCAGCACCACCACTACAAACAAGGCAAGCGCGATTACGTAAATATTGATCCGCGCACCATACTTCCCATGCGGGCCGACAGCATTATTGCCTACGCCACCAGCACACGTAAAGGCGAATTTCGCATTGACAGTTACGGCGACACAAGCAGCATCATTCCGGCTCAGGCGGCCTACCTGCCTGTAAACAAAACTGCGTATGCAAAGCAGGCCGGCCTCAGCACATCAGAAATGCAGGCGGCACACGATACTATTGTGTGGTCATTCTCAAACAGCTACATGATGAAAGACCAGCTTGTGGTGCTTGACATTCTTGCGCATCACAACTGGGAGCGGCCGGTGTACTTTGCACCCGGCATGCCCGGTTCGGCCTACAGCGGATTGAACGACTATCTGCAAGCCGAAGGGCTGGCGTGGCGCCTCACTCCTTTCTTTCATCCCGACGCCGACCGCAACCTGACGACTGATCCGGCCTGTGCCACTTCAAAAACATTTACACTGTTTCAACAGAAGTTTGGCTGGGGCGGTTTGAAAAACGAACGCGTGTATGCCGACGAAACCGTGGAACGCATGTTTTGCTCTCCCATGCGCAGCATGTGTGCCGTGGCTGCCGAGGTGCTGATGCGTGAAAACAAACCGGAACAGGCCGCTCAACTTATTGCACAATGCATAGAAGAAATTCCGCACACACAAACCCCGCCCGATGAATACTGGACTGCCCTTACTGCTGTGGCGTTTGCAAGCGGCAACGATGCGCTGGCTGAAAAAATGACACGTATTTCGCTCACGCACGCCGTAGAAAGTTTGCGCTGGTATTCGTTTATGCACATCCCGCCTTATGATCGTTATGAGCAGCAGGCTACGTTGCAGAAATTATACGAGCTTGCGCTGCTTGCGGGCAACGAAAAACTGGCCGATGAAATTTACACTACGGCTGCGCCGTATGTGGAGCTTGGGTTACCGCAGGAGATGACGCCGGGAGTAGATAGTTTGCGGGATAAGGATAGTTTGGATTCGTTGAGGTAG